The following coding sequences lie in one Pelobacter seleniigenes DSM 18267 genomic window:
- the pseC gene encoding UDP-4-amino-4,6-dideoxy-N-acetyl-beta-L-altrosamine transaminase — protein MVNKFIPYGRQAIDQADIEYVINVLQSDWLTQGPSVSKFEDAVAKYCGVRYAVAVSNGTAALHLAALAAGFGAEDEVITSPITFVASANCILYAGAQPVFADIDPDTYCIDPIQIESKLSEVTKGVIPVHFAGHPCDMGAISKIARENQLIVIEDAAHAIGASYTIDGKHYRVGSCAHSDMSIFSFHPVKHITTGEGGVVTTNCRDLYEKLLMLRSHGITRDPRLLKRNEGPWYYEMQTFGFNYRITDLQCALGISQLRKLDGFVQRRRDIVKQYNSNFSNDPRFIVPHENQNVFSSYHLYVLRFRSPLRLEIFDYLRQQGVGVNVHYIPVHFHPYYEKNFGDHRGEYPVAEAYYENVVTIPLFPGMTNSDVDYVISKVRTAADMFA, from the coding sequence GTGGTAAATAAATTTATTCCATATGGCCGACAAGCAATTGATCAGGCCGACATAGAATATGTCATTAATGTTCTGCAATCGGATTGGCTGACCCAAGGACCTTCTGTCTCTAAGTTTGAAGACGCTGTCGCAAAATATTGCGGTGTCCGCTATGCTGTGGCCGTGTCCAACGGTACAGCTGCGCTACACCTTGCTGCCCTCGCCGCTGGGTTCGGCGCTGAGGATGAGGTGATTACCTCTCCTATTACATTTGTTGCTTCTGCTAATTGTATTTTGTATGCGGGTGCTCAGCCGGTGTTTGCCGATATTGATCCCGACACCTATTGTATTGACCCAATTCAAATTGAGTCTAAATTATCAGAGGTTACCAAAGGGGTTATTCCTGTCCACTTTGCTGGTCACCCTTGTGATATGGGGGCAATTTCAAAAATTGCTAGGGAAAATCAGCTTATTGTTATTGAGGACGCTGCTCATGCTATTGGTGCTTCCTATACAATAGATGGAAAACACTACAGGGTTGGATCATGCGCTCACAGCGATATGTCGATTTTTTCTTTTCATCCAGTTAAGCACATCACCACTGGTGAGGGGGGGGTGGTAACTACAAATTGCAGAGACCTCTACGAAAAACTTCTCATGCTAAGGTCACATGGAATTACCAGGGATCCTAGGCTGCTTAAAAGAAATGAGGGCCCTTGGTATTATGAAATGCAAACTTTTGGTTTCAATTACCGCATTACTGATCTGCAATGCGCATTGGGCATTAGTCAGCTCAGGAAACTAGATGGGTTTGTTCAAAGAAGACGGGATATTGTTAAACAATATAATTCCAATTTTTCAAATGATCCACGTTTTATTGTTCCACACGAAAATCAAAATGTATTTTCGTCGTACCATCTTTACGTGCTCCGTTTTAGAAGTCCACTAAGGTTGGAAATTTTTGATTATCTGAGGCAGCAGGGAGTGGGTGTTAATGTTCACTATATCCCCGTTCATTTCCATCCTTATTATGAGAAGAATTTTGGCGACCACCGTGGTGAATACCCTGTTGCTGAGGCCTATTATGAAAATGTAGTAACAATCCCACTTTTTCCAGGCATGACGAATAGTGATGTTGACTATGTCATCTCTAAGGTCCGTACTGCTGCAGATATGTTTGCCTGA